The Zonotrichia albicollis isolate bZonAlb1 chromosome 6, bZonAlb1.hap1, whole genome shotgun sequence genome window below encodes:
- the LOC102063628 gene encoding LOW QUALITY PROTEIN: mas-related G-protein coupled receptor member H-like (The sequence of the model RefSeq protein was modified relative to this genomic sequence to represent the inferred CDS: inserted 1 base in 1 codon), producing the protein MATHSVTQLICLCGLAGNGAVLWVLGFCIQRDTMKPITAYILDMALINFLFLIFMVPSTLLCLVEDFTCSVIMSPASIRFLFLLFWMFHSVGLYRLTAISIERGRSMLCPPGLFCQLPQGLSWVVVSAVLWALSITAIAAISAVNSLCQSQEHKLCCRGTLISLYILNFFAFVPSTVISSTILFIHFKVXQSKRPDIIVFLAVLLTLPLSLWNFLQQLGYTTVSPRVVLLFACMHSSINPFIYISVTKCWRCCSMGSLRECLQKVFEEPEGRTAPSNDATMDRGL; encoded by the exons ATGGCCACCCACAGTGTGACCCAGCTCATCTGCCTCTGTGGGCTGGCTGGGAACGGGGCTGTGCTCTGGGTCCTCGGGTTCTGCATCCAGAGGGACACCATGAAACCCATCACTGCCTACATCCTTGACATGGCCCTCATCaacttcctcttcctcatcttcaTGGTCCCCTCCACTCTGCTCTGCCTTGTGGAGGATTTCACCTGCTCTGTCATCATGTCTCCAGCATCCATAcgcttccttttcctcctcttctggaTGTTCCACAGCGTAGGGCTGTACCGGCTGACGGCCATCAGCATCGAGAGGGGCAGGTCCATGCTCTGCCCACCTGGGCTCTTCTGCCAGCTTCCCCAGGGCCTCTCATGGGTGGTGGTCAGTGCCGTGCTCTGGGCCCTTTCCATCACTGCCATCGCTGCCATTTCTGCGGTGAATTCCCTGTGCCAGTCACAGGaacacaagctctgctgccgcGGGACTCTCATCTCCCTGTACATCCTCAACTTCTTCGCCTTTGTTCCATCCACGGTCATTTCCAGCACAATCCTCTTCATTCACTTCAAGG AGCAATCCAAGAGGCCTGACATCATTGTCTTCCTGGCTGTGCTCCTCACTCTCCCCCTCAGTCTCTGgaatttcctgcagcagctcggCTACACCACTGTGTCCCCCCGGGTTGTTCTCCTGTTTGCCTGCATGCACAGCAGCATCAACCCCTTCATCTACATCTCAGTAACAAagtgctggaggtgctgctcCATGGGGTCCCTCAGGGAATGCCTCCAGAAGGTGTTTGAGGAGCCAGAAGGGAGAACTGCCCCCAGTAATGATGCCACCATGGACAGGGGGCTCTGA
- the LOC106629630 gene encoding LOW QUALITY PROTEIN: mas-related G-protein coupled receptor member B5-like (The sequence of the model RefSeq protein was modified relative to this genomic sequence to represent the inferred CDS: inserted 1 base in 1 codon), with amino-acid sequence MEVTTVFRSPASPTEGDDLCETDVTRVAIHSWTLLICLCGLAGKGAVLWLLGSLTSSRNSTILYILMLALLDFFFRLILLPSTLLFLVGDVSCCIIMPLSHIRFLSWMSLLSYSLWLYTLTFISIKRCMSIHCPLWLCCHHPQQLLKVMLALLRAFFITLVIVFAMMLSLCMFQPSEHCWVFLSLIYTSNHLLCAPYMLISSTILLTHFKPGSQQQQDKKLDIVISFIVLLSLPLSLCNFLQELSYTITLSQXFFLLTCIHSGIKPFIYILVGRCWRPCSVGSLQLSVQRVFEEPEENTAHSNDPAMDTEL; translated from the exons ATGGAGGTGACCACTGTGTTCCGATCTCCTGCCTCACCCACTGAAGGAGATGatctgtgtgagacagatgtcACCAGAGTGGCCATACACAGTTGGACCCTGCTCATCTGCCTCTGTGGGCTGGCTGGTAAAGGGGCTGTGCTCTGGCTCCTTGGCTCCCTCACTTCATCCAGGAACAGTACCATCCTTTACATCCTCATGCTGGCTCTTCTCGACTTCTTCTTCCGCCTCATTCTGTTGCCCTCCACTCTGCTCTTCCTGGTGGGGGACGTGTCCTGTTGTATTATCATGCCCTTGTCACACATAAGGTTCCTTTCCTGGATGTCACTGTTGTCTTACAGCTTGTGGCTGTACACACTGACATTCATCAGCATCAAGAGGTGCATGTCCATCCACTGCCcgctctggctctgctgccaccatccCCAGCAGCTGTTAAAGGTCATGCTTGCCCTGCTCAGGGCCTTCTTCATCACTCTTGTCATTGTCTTTGCCATGATGCTTTCCCTGTGCATGTTCCAGCCATCTGAGCACTGCTGGGTGTTTCTCAGCTTAATATACACCTCCAACCACCTCCTCTGTGCTCCCTACATGCTCATTTCCAGCACAATCCTCTTAACTCATTTCAAgcctggctcccagcagcagcaagacAAGAAGCTGGACATTGTTATCTCCTTCATTGTGCTCTTGTCCCTGCCCCTCAGTCTCTGCaatttcctgcaggagctcagctaCACCATTACGCTCTCCc tttttttcctgctcaCCTGCATCCACAGCGGCATCAAACCCTTCATCTACATCCTGGTTGGAAGGTGCTGGAGGCCCTGCTCTGTGGGgtctctccagctctctgtcCAGAGGGTGTTTGAGGAGCCAGAAGAAAACACTGCCCACAGCAATGATCCTGCCATGGACACAGAACTCTGA